In a genomic window of Nesterenkonia halotolerans:
- the mscL gene encoding large conductance mechanosensitive channel protein MscL gives MLMGFKDFLMKGNVVDLAVAVVLGAAFGAVVNAMVENVLMPFISGLIGFPDFDSFAVVNYNGNLLQFGVLLTQVVNFLLIAAAIYFVIIFPMNKMIEARIRKFGGPVEEEDPHVVVLKQILDQLRVQTEVVNPAAFAAAVEAERLAESETLARIEDLEEKNKTFLGKAKNFVWGKEG, from the coding sequence ATGCTTATGGGGTTTAAAGATTTCCTTATGAAGGGCAACGTCGTTGATCTCGCGGTCGCGGTGGTTCTGGGGGCCGCTTTCGGGGCAGTCGTGAACGCGATGGTCGAGAACGTGCTGATGCCGTTTATCTCTGGCCTGATCGGGTTCCCAGACTTTGACAGTTTCGCGGTCGTGAACTACAACGGGAACCTTCTTCAGTTTGGTGTGCTCCTCACCCAAGTGGTGAACTTCCTGCTCATTGCTGCCGCGATCTACTTCGTCATTATCTTCCCCATGAACAAGATGATCGAGGCTCGTATCCGCAAGTTCGGCGGGCCAGTCGAAGAAGAGGACCCCCACGTCGTGGTGTTGAAGCAGATCCTTGACCAACTCCGGGTGCAGACCGAAGTGGTCAACCCGGCTGCCTTCGCCGCCGCAGTCGAAGCGGAACGTCTAGCCGAATCAGAAACGCTCGCGAGGATCGAGGACTTGGAGGAGAAGAACAAGACCTTCCTCGGCAAAGCCAAGAACTTCGTGTGGGGTAAGGAAGGCTAG
- a CDS encoding GntP family permease: MSDVYVLSVFLAAVIALVLLIARLKVHPVATLFIVVVALGLALGMGGAETVALVNEGFGNTMASVGLLVILGCVLGKLLELSGAALKITETALKLFSEKRVPWAIALASSLIGIPLIADSAVIMLIPVVSMVAAQTGISMMKLGPILYIGAYVMTSVVPPGPGPLASASLLGVGIGEAILYGLAVGVPGIIAATLYLLTTKTHVNPKPEFVNEAGDLESALPQAHSGTTKIDTNRISLASALAPVLAPIALITISAFVSPLLPEGSVAYEVLTFIGAPVVALFLGCLLVLPMFGRRWKDKETLNDMFEGGLRVAALPLALTGVGGALALLIRETGVAENVATGIQSIGIAPLLIPFLVAAAVCTITGSNILGVMTAAAIMEPLMDTLGLAPIVVYLSCATGAQIMKHANSSGFWVTTTLSNMTVGQGIRSIGVASLISGVTGFLVLNLMVLTGVV, encoded by the coding sequence ATGTCCGATGTCTATGTGCTGTCCGTATTTCTCGCAGCCGTAATAGCCCTTGTCTTGCTCATCGCACGACTGAAGGTTCACCCGGTCGCAACTCTGTTCATTGTCGTGGTTGCTCTCGGTCTTGCCCTGGGAATGGGTGGCGCGGAGACTGTCGCCTTAGTCAACGAGGGCTTCGGCAACACGATGGCCAGCGTGGGACTTCTCGTCATCCTGGGCTGCGTGCTGGGGAAGCTGCTTGAACTCAGCGGGGCAGCTCTAAAGATCACTGAAACCGCCCTGAAGCTCTTCTCAGAAAAACGCGTGCCCTGGGCCATCGCCCTAGCGTCATCCCTGATCGGTATCCCGCTGATCGCCGACTCTGCAGTCATCATGCTGATCCCCGTGGTCTCGATGGTCGCAGCACAAACTGGCATCTCCATGATGAAACTGGGCCCCATCCTCTACATAGGGGCATACGTGATGACCTCCGTAGTGCCACCAGGACCAGGACCCCTGGCATCCGCTTCCCTTCTCGGAGTAGGTATCGGAGAGGCCATCCTCTACGGTCTGGCAGTCGGAGTTCCCGGAATTATCGCCGCGACGCTGTATCTACTGACCACCAAGACCCATGTGAATCCGAAGCCAGAGTTCGTCAACGAAGCCGGCGATCTCGAAAGCGCACTTCCGCAGGCCCACAGCGGCACCACGAAAATCGACACCAATAGAATCTCCCTGGCCTCTGCCCTGGCTCCTGTCCTAGCACCCATCGCGCTGATCACGATCTCCGCTTTCGTTTCTCCTTTGCTCCCAGAAGGCAGCGTTGCCTATGAAGTACTCACGTTCATCGGAGCCCCCGTGGTGGCCTTGTTCCTCGGTTGCCTCTTGGTCCTGCCTATGTTTGGCCGCCGCTGGAAAGACAAAGAGACCCTGAACGACATGTTCGAAGGCGGTCTAAGAGTCGCCGCCCTCCCTCTGGCACTGACCGGCGTCGGTGGCGCGCTGGCTTTGCTCATCCGCGAGACCGGTGTGGCGGAAAACGTCGCCACCGGGATTCAGTCGATCGGCATCGCACCCTTGTTGATCCCATTCCTCGTTGCAGCCGCAGTCTGCACAATCACCGGGTCCAACATTCTCGGTGTCATGACAGCAGCAGCCATCATGGAACCACTCATGGACACCCTCGGACTTGCCCCCATCGTGGTGTACCTCTCCTGTGCCACCGGAGCTCAGATCATGAAACACGCCAATAGCTCGGGCTTCTGGGTCACGACCACCTTGTCCAACATGACCGTGGGCCAAGGTATTCGATCCATCGGTGTCGCTTCGCTCATTTCCGGCGTCACCGGTTTCCTCGTACTGAACCTCATGGTTCTCACCGGAGTCGTATGA
- a CDS encoding class F sortase yields the protein MEASAPISFAIPAIDAGSELLHLGLRENNTLDVPPGAPGSPASWYTGSPTPGESGPSVLLGHVDDSIGEPGVFADLPDLVEGDEITVDREDGSTAAFIVTKAEQYGKNDFPTLEVYGNTDQAELRLITCDGYNEETGEYEDNYVVYAALEE from the coding sequence ATGGAGGCCTCGGCGCCAATCTCGTTCGCGATTCCCGCTATCGATGCTGGCTCAGAATTGCTGCACCTGGGGCTCCGCGAAAACAACACCCTCGATGTTCCCCCGGGAGCGCCGGGGTCCCCGGCCAGCTGGTACACCGGCTCCCCCACCCCAGGAGAATCTGGTCCTTCGGTGCTTCTTGGGCATGTGGACGACTCCATTGGCGAACCAGGCGTGTTCGCCGACCTGCCTGATCTCGTCGAAGGCGATGAGATCACCGTGGACCGTGAAGACGGCAGCACCGCAGCCTTCATCGTCACGAAAGCCGAGCAATACGGAAAGAATGATTTTCCGACTCTCGAGGTATACGGCAATACGGATCAGGCCGAGCTGCGGTTGATCACTTGTGACGGGTACAACGAAGAAACCGGCGAATACGAAGACAATTACGTTGTCTATGCCGCTCTGGAGGAATAA
- a CDS encoding homoserine dehydrogenase, with amino-acid sequence MNSHPKVRFALTGAAGGYARTLLAQSALSKHVEPAVLCDRDTDKVFALCRELGYSEHQLQICTPSEDLESIPDETIAIVPDLEMLINAQYEVLVEATGNPTAGTQVAREALAHQRHVVMVSKEVESVSGVELAEQARSLGVVYTPAHGDQPANLIEWYERVTGWGLEVVALGKSGEYDLIYSTSKATLSYLDREIPAPEMAELLDLGSNVQETLNRRAELATTLPRKAAADYCEMAVVASWTGTSADTESMHYPIARIQELADIYSTRLEGGILNAHGIVDVFSALRVDGEASFAGGVFVVVRTHDSGTWEILRGKGHVVSRSGRFACLYLPYHLMGIETVETIFAASQGRAVSDRMPTSNVLLAGRAETDLPSGTVLHMGGHHHEVEGVLPVLLNTAEHPESAAAPLYAAAHNTLTRDVKKGALITSVDF; translated from the coding sequence GTGAATTCCCACCCGAAGGTTCGTTTCGCTCTCACCGGCGCCGCCGGGGGCTACGCTCGCACGCTGCTGGCTCAAAGCGCTCTATCGAAGCACGTCGAACCAGCGGTCCTGTGCGACCGCGACACCGACAAGGTCTTCGCTCTGTGCCGCGAATTGGGCTACTCCGAGCACCAGCTGCAGATATGCACCCCGTCTGAAGACCTCGAGTCCATCCCCGACGAGACCATCGCGATCGTGCCTGACCTCGAGATGCTCATCAACGCCCAGTATGAAGTCCTTGTAGAAGCAACAGGTAACCCTACAGCTGGAACCCAGGTCGCCCGTGAAGCTTTAGCCCATCAACGCCACGTGGTGATGGTCAGCAAAGAGGTGGAGTCTGTCAGTGGCGTGGAGCTAGCAGAACAGGCCCGATCCCTCGGTGTCGTGTACACCCCCGCCCACGGGGACCAGCCTGCGAATCTCATCGAGTGGTACGAACGAGTCACTGGTTGGGGCCTTGAAGTTGTCGCGTTGGGCAAGTCCGGAGAATATGACCTCATCTACAGCACCTCGAAGGCGACCCTGAGCTATCTGGACCGAGAGATCCCCGCACCGGAGATGGCAGAGCTTCTGGACCTTGGATCCAACGTCCAGGAAACGCTCAACCGGCGTGCCGAACTAGCGACCACGCTGCCGCGAAAAGCAGCAGCCGACTACTGCGAAATGGCTGTGGTCGCGTCGTGGACCGGAACGAGCGCCGATACCGAGTCCATGCACTACCCCATTGCCCGTATTCAGGAACTCGCTGATATTTACTCCACGCGCCTTGAGGGTGGAATCTTGAACGCCCACGGAATAGTCGACGTCTTCAGCGCCCTCCGGGTCGATGGCGAAGCCAGCTTTGCCGGAGGAGTGTTCGTCGTAGTGCGAACCCACGATTCAGGAACTTGGGAGATCCTCCGCGGTAAGGGCCACGTGGTGAGCCGTAGTGGTCGATTTGCATGCCTCTATCTCCCCTATCACCTGATGGGCATCGAAACCGTCGAAACGATCTTCGCCGCTTCGCAGGGTCGCGCTGTGTCCGATCGCATGCCTACCAGTAATGTCCTTTTGGCCGGGAGGGCAGAAACTGACCTCCCCAGCGGCACCGTCCTCCATATGGGAGGCCACCACCACGAGGTGGAGGGGGTGCTTCCCGTTCTACTCAACACCGCGGAGCATCCTGAATCTGCCGCTGCCCCGCTCTACGCTGCAGCTCACAACACTCTGACACGAGACGTCAAGAAGGGCGCACTCATCACGAGCGTCGACTTCTAA
- a CDS encoding DeoR/GlpR family DNA-binding transcription regulator, which yields MIPDQRREALLSALRDSGVLSVKELCSLLKVSHMTVRRDISALESEGEVHSVPGGVRISRSIRIEPTYQDKSTAHLAAKRAMAAHAATMIRSGQTVFLDAGTTVGHVVQHLEGKKDLTLVTNDLTTAVRLSDISGLDVFQIGGHVDVRNRSTVGLFAAGMLGHFNFDLALMSTSSWDSASGVTTPSEAKVGVKQAAMSNSAMNVLVSGSEKYGLIGTFNVAPLDLFDQVITDSSMPSEELAQLSEAGVKIHVTET from the coding sequence TTGATCCCTGATCAGAGGCGGGAAGCACTTCTGAGTGCATTGAGGGACTCGGGTGTGCTGAGCGTGAAGGAGCTGTGCAGTCTCCTGAAGGTTTCGCACATGACGGTGCGGCGAGATATCTCAGCGCTGGAGTCGGAGGGGGAGGTCCACTCAGTTCCAGGGGGAGTCCGAATCTCCCGATCGATCCGGATCGAGCCGACTTACCAAGATAAGTCCACGGCCCATCTTGCCGCGAAGCGGGCCATGGCGGCTCACGCGGCCACCATGATCCGCAGCGGACAGACCGTTTTCCTCGATGCTGGCACCACCGTGGGGCACGTGGTACAGCACCTGGAGGGAAAGAAAGATCTCACGCTCGTCACGAACGACCTCACCACGGCGGTGCGACTCAGTGATATTTCCGGACTTGACGTGTTCCAGATCGGAGGTCATGTCGATGTTCGGAACCGATCCACTGTGGGCCTATTTGCGGCCGGCATGTTGGGTCACTTCAATTTCGATCTGGCATTGATGTCGACAAGCTCATGGGACTCCGCGAGTGGGGTGACCACGCCGTCTGAGGCAAAGGTCGGGGTGAAGCAAGCGGCGATGTCGAACTCTGCCATGAATGTTCTTGTGTCCGGGTCGGAGAAGTATGGGCTAATCGGAACGTTTAACGTGGCGCCTCTCGACCTGTTCGACCAAGTCATCACCGATTCCAGTATGCCGAGTGAGGAGTTGGCGCAACTAAGCGAGGCAGGCGTCAAGATTCACGTAACGGAGACCTAG
- the otnK gene encoding 3-oxo-tetronate kinase, with translation MQLGAIADDLTGATDLAIALTNAGFATVVVPEAGLVQPTREQDPSTADAIVVALKTRTSSVQDAVDRSLRALHWLQSKGCDQFYFKYCSTFDSTPAGNIGPVADHLLDALNARLTIVAPAFPATGRTVYQGNLFVYEKPLHESSLREHPLTPMRDSNIARLLAPQVREDSAIELLDLDTIMRGTEAVKARVRAALDAGTRYLVADSVNETNLKTLAQACGDMPLITGGSGLAQGLSGPHDSGAVEVTPHSGRRVVLCGSASRTTQAQIRHALGTGRGIKIDTTLLRRNTSAAITDILHNILNGDPDTLTVVYATATPDDLVSSNDAELIEHCLSSLAVKLNREESVTGLLIAGGETSGAVVDALGITAMSVGPQLAPGVAWVQAPNPENDGLALVLKSGNFGTEDLFTRAWSEKV, from the coding sequence ATGCAACTAGGCGCCATCGCCGATGACCTCACTGGGGCGACCGACCTCGCGATCGCATTGACCAATGCGGGGTTCGCTACCGTTGTCGTTCCCGAAGCCGGGCTCGTGCAGCCCACAAGGGAACAAGACCCATCAACTGCAGATGCGATTGTTGTGGCTCTCAAGACACGCACTTCATCAGTCCAGGATGCGGTCGATCGGTCTCTTCGCGCCCTTCATTGGCTTCAATCCAAGGGGTGTGACCAGTTCTACTTCAAATACTGCTCCACCTTCGACTCGACACCCGCCGGCAACATCGGACCAGTTGCCGACCACCTCCTCGACGCCTTAAATGCGCGGCTGACCATCGTTGCCCCCGCCTTCCCTGCCACAGGTAGAACGGTCTACCAAGGGAACCTCTTCGTCTACGAGAAACCCCTTCACGAAAGTTCCCTGCGTGAACACCCACTGACACCAATGCGAGATTCCAACATCGCACGCCTACTCGCGCCCCAAGTAAGGGAAGACTCGGCGATCGAATTGCTCGATCTCGACACGATCATGCGTGGAACCGAAGCCGTCAAAGCACGGGTCCGCGCAGCTCTCGACGCGGGTACTCGCTACCTCGTCGCCGACTCCGTCAACGAAACAAACCTCAAAACCCTTGCTCAGGCCTGTGGGGACATGCCCTTGATTACCGGCGGATCTGGCCTCGCCCAAGGACTCTCGGGGCCGCACGACTCAGGCGCCGTTGAAGTCACACCGCACAGTGGCAGACGAGTGGTCCTTTGCGGAAGTGCGTCAAGAACCACCCAAGCGCAGATCCGACACGCGCTCGGAACCGGGCGAGGTATCAAGATCGACACCACGCTCTTACGTCGCAACACATCCGCCGCAATTACCGATATTCTCCACAACATCCTCAACGGAGATCCGGACACACTGACGGTGGTTTATGCAACCGCCACCCCGGACGACCTTGTTTCAAGTAACGACGCAGAGCTCATCGAACACTGCCTTTCCTCACTGGCAGTGAAACTCAACCGAGAAGAATCAGTCACGGGGCTCCTCATCGCTGGAGGGGAGACCTCCGGGGCCGTTGTCGATGCCCTCGGCATTACCGCGATGAGCGTTGGACCTCAGTTGGCGCCCGGCGTGGCGTGGGTCCAGGCCCCCAACCCGGAAAATGACGGCCTGGCATTAGTCCTGAAATCCGGAAACTTCGGGACAGAAGACCTCTTCACTCGAGCATGGAGCGAGAAAGTATGA
- a CDS encoding class II aldolase/adducin family protein, translating into MSTAELRDALVAAGRRVVDLGLSPGSSGNLSIKDNGSLYMSPTGVQLGGLDADQLSVISPAGEQIGGAKASKELPLHAAMYQKDPAARAVLHLHSPQATAASCLVPHTSHSALPAVTPYLVMRVGRVPHVPYAPPGSVDLGERILDVTGAFHGALLANHGLIVSGETFDQAIDRAIEIEESCRIYRELFGLPAQWLSDEQARQLSHTYGTHW; encoded by the coding sequence ATGAGCACCGCAGAGCTCAGAGATGCTCTTGTCGCAGCAGGCCGACGAGTCGTCGACCTAGGATTAAGTCCCGGCTCTTCGGGAAACCTCTCCATCAAAGACAATGGGAGCTTGTACATGTCCCCTACAGGTGTCCAGCTCGGGGGGCTAGATGCCGATCAGTTATCGGTCATTTCCCCTGCAGGAGAGCAAATTGGGGGGGCCAAAGCATCTAAAGAGCTGCCTCTGCACGCAGCGATGTACCAGAAGGACCCAGCCGCTAGAGCGGTGCTGCATCTGCACTCGCCCCAAGCGACTGCAGCCTCATGTCTGGTACCGCACACCAGCCATTCGGCTCTGCCTGCAGTAACCCCATATTTGGTCATGCGAGTCGGACGGGTGCCTCATGTTCCTTATGCTCCGCCAGGGTCAGTAGATCTTGGGGAACGCATACTCGACGTAACAGGTGCGTTCCATGGCGCACTGCTTGCCAACCATGGACTCATCGTCTCGGGCGAGACCTTCGATCAGGCGATAGACCGGGCCATCGAGATCGAAGAGTCCTGCCGAATCTATCGCGAGCTCTTCGGATTGCCCGCGCAGTGGCTTTCGGATGAACAAGCCAGGCAATTAAGCCATACCTACGGCACTCACTGGTGA